From the Variovorax paradoxus genome, the window GCAGGTCGACCGAACGCTCGAACAGCTCCGCCTCGCGGCCCTGCGTGAGGTTCAGCAGCTGGTCGCGGCTCAGCACCTTCTGCGGATGGTCGAGGAACACGCGCAGCAGCCGGTACTCCGCGCCGCTGAGCGGCACCGGCGCGCCCGCGCTGTCGAGCAGGTTGCGCGCGGTGGTGTCGACCTGCCATTCGCCGAAGGCCAGCCGCGATGCCGACTCGCTGGCGCGCATGTTGGGCGGCAGCATGCGCGTGCGCCGCATCACGGCACGCAGGCGCGCCAGCAGCTCGCGCGCCGAGAAGGGCTTGGCAAGGTAGTCGTCGGCGCCCATCTCGAGGCCGAGGATGCGGTCGGCCTCCTCGCTGCGCGCGGTCAGCATGACGATCGGCGTGGCCTTGTGCCGGCCACTGCGCAGGTCGCGGCACAGCGCGAGGCCGTCCTCGCCCGGCAGCATGAGGTCCAGCACGATCAGGTCGAACGGGCCCGACGCGTCGAGCGCGGCGCGCATGTGCCGCCCCGTCGGCGCGGTGGCCACGCGCAGGCCGTTCTTCTCGAGGTAGGCGCCGAGGAGCTCGCGGATCTCGCGGTCGTCGTCGACGATGAGGATGTGCTCGGCGGTTCTGGTCGTCATGTCTGCGCTCCGAAGCTGCGGTTTTTCCGATGGCTCCCATCAGATCACCGCACCGCCGGCAGCGGAATTGAACCTAGGTGCAGGCGCCGCCATACGGAGGTATGGGTGGGCTTGCACGGCCGCCATAATCCGGGCGCTTGTTGCCCCGCCATCGCGGCCCGTCCCGCCCCCTGCGCATGATCGATCTCTCCACCCGTCGCCTTGTCGAACTGAACGCGGGCACGCCGCGCCTGCACCGCGCCGTCGCGGCCGACGCGCCCTCCGTGCTGGTCGCCGGCCGCGGCAATGCCACGCCCGCGGCGCTGGCGGCGCTGCAGCGCGAATACGCATTCCGCACGGCGCTGCACGACGCCTGGTCCGCCGTGCCCCAGGCGCTGCTGCCGCACGGCGACGGCGCTCTGCTGGTGCTCGGCGATCCGGGCGGTGAGCCGCTGCTGCGCGCCGGAGCGCAACCCCAGGGGCCGGAGGAATTCTTGTCGGTCGCCATCGGCCTGGCCAGCGCGGTGGCCGCGATGCACGCGGCCGGCGTGGTGCACCGCGCGCTCACGCCGCAGCGCTTCCTGCTGGATGCTGATGGCCGCGCATGGCTGACGGGCTTCGGCTTCGCCGAGCGCCTGGACGTCGACGGCAGCGCGCCGCCGGATGCGGGGCTGGAATGGGACGAGAGCAGCTTCGTCTACATGGCGCCGGAGCTCGGCGGACGCATGAACGTGCGCATCGACGAACGCACCGACCTCTACGCGCTGGGCTGCATCTTCTACGAGCTGCTGGTCGGCACGCCGCCGTTCGAGGGCGCCGACGCCGCCGCGCGCGTGCACGCCCACGCCACGCACCGCCCGCGTCCGCCGAGCGAGGCGGCGTATGTGCCGGAGCAGTTTTCGCAGCTCACGATGAAGCTGCTCGAGAAAGCACCGGAGCAGCGCTACGCCGACGCCGCCGGCGTACTCGCCGACCTGCGCCGCTGCGAGGAGCTGCAGCTGCGCCACGGCCACATCCCGCCGTTCGCGCTCGACAGCCGCGCCGCGCTGCAGCGCCTGCACCGCGTGGACCGCGTGCTCGGGCGCGAGCAGGAGCTCGGCGCGCTGCTGGCGCTGTACCGCGCGGTCGCGGGCGGCACGGGCGTGGCCCGCGCGCGCGTGGCCTGGGTCTCGGGCCACTCGGGCATCGGCAAGTCGATGCTGCTGCAGGAGGCGGTGACGCGCATGCAGTGCGTGGGCCATCCGCTGCTGGCCGCCAGCAAGAGCGAGGAAGGCCGGCGCGGCACGCCCTACGCGATCCTGGTGCAGGCGCTCGACCTGCTCCTGCAGTACGTGCTGGGCCGCCCGGACGAGGAATTCGCCTTCTGGCGCGAGCGCATCCGCGCGGCCACCGCGCCGATGGGCCGCACGCTGGCGGCGCTGCTGCCGGCGCTGACGGTCGTGCTCGGCCCCCAGCCGGACGCGCCCGAGGCGCCAGACACCGCGCCCGCGCTGGAGCGCGAACGCCTGCTGCAGGCGATGGCGCGTCTCCTTGCCTGCTTCGCGACCACCGAACGTCCGCTGGTGCTGCTGCTGGACGACCTGCAATGGGCCGACGTCGGCACGCTGCAGGTTCTGGAGCGCCTGCTGCACCAGCACGCCGACGTGCCGCTGCTGCTGGTGGGCGCGTTCCGCTCGAAGGAGGTCGGCGACGACCATCCGCTGCGCGCCGGCCGGCTGGCCCAGGTGCCCGCATCGGTGAACATCGAGCTCGGACCGCTCGACGAACAGGCCCTGCGCGAACTGCTCGCGCGCGCGCTGCACCGCGACGCCGACCCCGCGCTCGACGCGGGCGCGGACGCCGAGGCGCTCGGCCCGCTGGCCGAGGCCATCGGCCGGCGGACCGAGCGCAATCCGTTCTTCGTGCATCACCTGCTGCGCCTGCTGGCCGACGACGGCCTGCTCGCATACGACGCCGACACCGCCGCCTGGCGCTGGAACCTCGAGCGCATCGCGGACCATCGCGGCGTGGACAACGTGGTGGAGCTGCTGACGCGCCGGCTCGAGCAGTTGCCGGCGGCCTCTCGCTCGGTGCTCCGGCTGCTGGCCTGCATGGGCCATCGCGCATCGCGGCAGGCGCTCGCGGTTGCCGCCGGGCTGTCCGACGCGGAGGCCACGCGCGAGCTGCGCGCCGCGCTCGACGCCGGCTGCATCTACCGCGAGGGGCGCGACTGGGTGTTCTGGCATGACCGCATCCGCGAGGCGGCCTACGCGTCGATCCCCGAGGCGGAGCGCGCGCCGCTGCACCTGGCGATCGCGCGCCGGCAGCTGGCGCACAGCGACGCGCAGGCCGACGTGTTCGCGATGGCCGCGCAGGCCAATCTCGCGCGCCCGGTGGTCCATGGGCGCGACGAGCGCCGCGCCTTCGCGCGCCTGAACCTCGATGCCGGCCGCCAGGCCAAGGCCGCCACCGCGCACCATTCCGCGCTGGCCTTCTTCCGCGCGGCGCTCGACTTCCTCGGCGACGATTCGGGCGACGAGGAGGGCCTCGCCACCCGCAAGCTGTGCGGCGAGGCGGAGTTCATGACGGGTGCGCTCGAAGCGGCCGAGGCGCGGCTGTCGGCGCTGGAGGCCGTGGCGGGCGACGGCATCTTCGGCGCCGACCTGGCGCGGCTGCGCGCCGCGCTCTACACGACGCTGGGGCGCTTCGACCTGGCGCTCGAGGTGGGGCTGGCCTTCGTGCGGAAGCTCGATCTCCATGTGCCGTTGCGCCCCACCGACGCCGACGTGGACCGCGAATATGCGCGCCTGAAGCTCTGGCTGGACCGCCACGGCATCGGCAGCATGCGCGCCCTGCCCAGCGTGACGGACCCGCTGCGCATGGCGATCACCGACATCTTCGCGGACCTGATTCCGCCCGCGCTGTACACCGACCCGAACCTGGTCGACATGATCCTGCTGTCGCAGGCCAACCTGTCGATCGAACGCGGACTGTCCGACGCCACGGCGAACGCCTTTGCCTGCATGACGCAGATCTGCGGCTCGCGCTACGGCGACTACGCCACCGCGCACGCCTTCGGCGAGCTGGCGCTGTACCTGGCCGACGAGCGCGGGCTTTCCAAGTACCGCAGCCGCATCTACATGACCTTCGGCACGCTGGTCGTGCCGTGGGCGATGCCGGCCCGCGCGGCGCGCGACTACATCCATCGCGCCTACGACGTCGCGGTGGAGAACGGCGACCACACCTTCGCGATCTACTGCGGCCGCAACGAGGCCACCGGCATGCTGTTCGCCGGCGAGTTCCTGGACGACGTGCGCAGCACCGTCTCGCGCGGCCTGGCGGTGGCGCGCGAAGCGAACTTCCAGCTGGTGATCGACGCGCTGCTGGCGCAGTGGGAGCTGCTGTCCCGCCTGACCGACGCACCGCCCGACCCGGCGGCCGAGACGCTGCGCGCGCCGGTCGAAGGCGCGCCGGCCACGCTGGTGGACTTCGCCTACTGGGTGTACCGGCTGCAGGCCGGCGTGCTGTTCGGCGACCTGCCCGCGGCGCTGGAGGCGCGGCGCCGCGCCGAGGCCTGCGTCATGGCGGCGCGCACCTTCGCGGAGAACGGCGACCTGCCCTTCTACGGCGCGCTGGCGCTGCTGGCGCTGCCCGAGCGCGACGCCGCGCAGCAGGCCGCGCTGATGCGCCATGTCGGGCAGCTCGAGGCCTGGGCGCGGGCATGCCCCGAGAACTTCGCGGCCCGGCACGCGCTGGTGCACGCCGAACTGGCGCGCGCCGACGGTCGCGTGCTGGAAGCCGGCGAAGCCTACGTGAAGGCCGTCTCGCACGCGCGGCGGCACGGCTTCGCGCAGGTCGAGGCGCTGGCCGCCGAACTCACGGCGCGGTTCCAGGCGGAACGCGGCGACGAGGTGGGTTCGAACGCCTACCTGCGCCATGCGCGCGCCGCCTGGCAGCGCTGGGGCGCACCGGCCAAGGTGCGCGAGCTTCAGCAGCGCCACCCCGATGCGTTCGAGGCGGACGACTGGGCGCCGGCGGCCAGCCGGTTGCAGGAACTGGACGTGCAGGCGGTGCTGCGCATCTCGAACGCGCTGGCGAGCAACATCGTGCCGGCGCGGCTGGTCGAGACTCTGCTGCGCACCGCGCTGGAAAGCGCCGGCGCCGAACGTGGCGCGCTTGCGCTGCTGCGCGACGGCACGTGGCAGGTGCCGGCCCTCGCGCAGGTGGTGGGCGACGCGATCGAAGTGACGCACGAGGAAGCCGCCTTCAGCGCCGAGGTGCTGCCGGTGTCGCTGGTGCACACGGTGGCGCGGACGCAGGAACGCGTGGTGGTCGACGACGCGCGCGACGCGCCGGCCCATGCGCAGGACGACTACGTGCGGCGCCAGCGCCCGCGCTCGGTGCTGTGCGTGCCGCTGATGCGCTACGCCACGCTGGTGGGCGTGCTCTATCTCGAGAACAACCTGGCGGCCAAGGTCTTCACCTCGGCCAAGGCGGCGGTGCTGGAGGTGATCGCCTCGCAGGCGGCCTTCGCGCTGGAGAACGCGCGGCTGTACGAGGACCTGTTCGCGCAGAACCAGCAGCGCGCGCGCGCAGAGGAACAGCTGCGCGCCGCGCTCGCCGAGCTCGGCCGGGCCAGCCGGCTGAAGGCCATGGGCGAGCTGGTGGCGACCATCGTGCACGAGGTCGGCCAGCCGATCGCGGCGGTCGACACCTCCGCCAGTGCCGCGCTGCGCTGGCTGAACCGCAATCCGCCCGAGATCGGCGAGACGCGCGAGATGCTCGCCCACATCAGCCGCAGCGCGACGCGCGCCAGGGCGATCATCCAGAGCCTGCGTGCCAAGGCGCGCAAGGCCGAGCCGCAGTTCTCGCCGCTCGAGCTCGGCGAGGCGCTGCGCGAGGCCGTGACGCTGGTCGCCGGCCAGCTCGATGCGCTGCATGTCTCGCTCGAGGTGCGCGGCCTGGACGAGCTGGTGCTGGTGCACGGCGACCGCATCCAGCTTCAGCAGGTGGCGATCAACCTGCTCATGAACGGCGCCGAGTCGATGACGGCGCTGGCCGAAGGCCGGCCGCGCCGGCTGTTGCTGGCCTGCGAGCGCGCCGGCGACGCGCTGGTGCGCGTGACGGTGGACGACCACGGCAGCGGCATCGATCCGGACGTGGCCGAGCGCCTGCTCGAGCCGCTCTTCACCACCAAGGAGAACGGCATGGGCATGGGGCTGGCGATCTGCAAGTCGATCGTCGACGCGCATGGCGGCACGCTGGCGCTGGTGCCGCGGGAGGCCTCGGGCACGGTCGCCGGCACGCGCGCGAGCTTCACGCTGCCGCGCCTCGGGCGCGGGCCGGGCTGAGCGCGCGGGCGGGCGGACGGGCGGGCGACCACCCTATCCATTCGTATGAGCGGCCCCCATCTGCGTATGCGGCGAATGGAACACTGTTGCGCCATCTGGTACCGTGCACGCCGTTCCTGCTCCCGTGCAAATCCGCGAACGCCGCAATGCCCAATTCCCTGCCCGTGAATGCCTCCACCGCGATGTCCCGTGTCGTCTACATCGTGGACGACGACGAGCTCGTGCGCGGCGCGCTCGGCAGCCTGCTGCGCTCCATCGACCTGGAGGTGTGCGCGTTCGGCTCGACCGAGGACTTCCTCGCAGCGCCGAAGGCGCCCGGCCCTTCATGCCTAGTGCTCGACGTGCGGCTGCGCGGCGAGAGCGGCCTGGCATTCCAGAAGTCGCTGGTGGACAACGGCCGCACGCACATGCCGATCATCTTCATCACCGGCCACGGCGACATCGCCATGACGGTGAAGGCGATGAAGGCGGGCGCGATGGACTTCCTGGCCAAGCCCTTCCGCGACCAGGACATGATCGACGCGGTGATCGCCGCGCTCGACAGCGACGCGAAGCGCCTGGACGCGGAGCGCTCGCTGCACGACCTGCGCACCTGCTGGGAAGCGCTGACGGCGCGCGAGCGCGAGGTGGTGCAGCATGTGGCTGCGGGGCTCATGAACAAGCAGATCGCCGCCGAGATGGGCATCGCCGAGATCACAGCCAAGATCCATCGCGGCCAGGCCATGCGCAAGATGAACTCGCGCTCGGTGGCCGAACTGGTCCGCAAGATGGAAGCGCTCGGCGTGCTGCAGGCCGCGCACTGAGCGCGCCGGCCGCGCCGGAGCGGACCGGCGCCATACCTACATATGATGGCGCCGCGCGCAGGCGCCGCTATTCTGCGAGTGCCGGGCAACGGTGGGATGGTCCCACGCGTTCACCGGGCCATGAGCGGTGATTCCCTTGTCTGCATCCAGCATCGAACTCGTATCCATCGTCGACGACGACTCCTTCGTGCGCGCCGCGACCAGCAGCCTGGTGCGTTCGTTCGGATGGGAGGCGCGCGAGTTCGCGTCGGCCCCGGCTTTCCTTTCTTCCGACGTGCTCCGGCGCACGGGCTGCCTCGTGTGCGACGTGCAGATGCCCGAGATGGACGGCCTCGAGTTGCTGGACCGGCTGCGCCGCGACGGCGTGCGCGTGCCCACCCTCTTCATCAGCGCCTTCGCCTCGGCACGCGTGCGCGAGCGCGTGAACGCCAGCACGGCGCTGTGCCTCATCGAGAAGCCGATCGACGCCTCGGAGCTCGAGAGCTGGATCGGCCGCGCGCTGAAGAGAAAAGACTGACTGCAGGAGCGCGAAGGCGCCCGGCGCGCGCCACACCGGCGCATGGCGCGGGCAAACCTTCGTAGGGGGTCGACGAACGCTGGTGCGATGGCGTGGCGCGGGTGCCCGTGGTGTCATTCCCTTCGGGCCGCCGGGGGGCGGCGAAAAGGAGAAAGACGATGACGATGAACCTTGGACAGGCGATGAGCGCGGTGTCCTGCTTCAACTACCAGGACCTGCCGTTGATGGTCGCCGGCGCCATCGCCATCGCACTCCTGCTGGCCACGGCCTGCCTGCTGGTGCATGCACTGGCCCACCGCGCGGCCCTCGGGCGCCTCGCAGCAGCGCTCGAGCAGCGCGAGGGCGAACGGCCCCGATCCGGCCACACGGCGTTGGGCGAGGGTGGCCCGCCCGCCGTCGCGCGGCTGGCCCGCGCCATCAACGCCACCCGCCGCCGTGCCGCCGAGCGCGAGGCCGACCAGCTCGACCTGCAGGCCGGCTATGCGCACGACCTGCGCACGCCGCTCACGCGGCTGGGCCTGCGGTGCGAGATGCTCGAGGACGACGCGCTGCGCGACGCGATGGTGCGCGACCTCGCCGAGATGGGCGAACTGGTCGAGGCCAGCCTGGCCAGCGCGCGCATGCAGCGCAGCGCCTCGGAGCCGCCGCGGCGCGTGGATGCCGACGGGCTGCTCGGCACGCTGGTGGGCGACTACCGCGACGCGGGCCGCGCGGTCGCCCTCGAGGGACGCGTGGGCCAGCCGGTGGCGGCCTGCCCGCAGGCGCTGCGCCGCGTGCTGGTGAACCTGATCGACAACGCGCTGCGCTACGGCAGCGACGTGCGGCTGTGCGTGCAGGTCGACGCACGCCGGCTGGTGCTGGCGGTGGTCGACTCGGGGCCGGGCATCGTGCCATCGGAAATGGAAGCGGTGTTTGCGCCATGGCACCGCGCACCGCTGGCCTGCGCACCGGCGGCGGCGCCCGCCGGATCGG encodes:
- a CDS encoding response regulator, encoding MTTRTAEHILIVDDDREIRELLGAYLEKNGLRVATAPTGRHMRAALDASGPFDLIVLDLMLPGEDGLALCRDLRSGRHKATPIVMLTARSEEADRILGLEMGADDYLAKPFSARELLARLRAVMRRTRMLPPNMRASESASRLAFGEWQVDTTARNLLDSAGAPVPLSGAEYRLLRVFLDHPQKVLSRDQLLNLTQGREAELFERSVDLLVSRLRQHLRDDARVPRYIKTVRSEGYVLASAVETRH
- a CDS encoding trifunctional serine/threonine-protein kinase/ATP-binding protein/sensor histidine kinase translates to MIDLSTRRLVELNAGTPRLHRAVAADAPSVLVAGRGNATPAALAALQREYAFRTALHDAWSAVPQALLPHGDGALLVLGDPGGEPLLRAGAQPQGPEEFLSVAIGLASAVAAMHAAGVVHRALTPQRFLLDADGRAWLTGFGFAERLDVDGSAPPDAGLEWDESSFVYMAPELGGRMNVRIDERTDLYALGCIFYELLVGTPPFEGADAAARVHAHATHRPRPPSEAAYVPEQFSQLTMKLLEKAPEQRYADAAGVLADLRRCEELQLRHGHIPPFALDSRAALQRLHRVDRVLGREQELGALLALYRAVAGGTGVARARVAWVSGHSGIGKSMLLQEAVTRMQCVGHPLLAASKSEEGRRGTPYAILVQALDLLLQYVLGRPDEEFAFWRERIRAATAPMGRTLAALLPALTVVLGPQPDAPEAPDTAPALERERLLQAMARLLACFATTERPLVLLLDDLQWADVGTLQVLERLLHQHADVPLLLVGAFRSKEVGDDHPLRAGRLAQVPASVNIELGPLDEQALRELLARALHRDADPALDAGADAEALGPLAEAIGRRTERNPFFVHHLLRLLADDGLLAYDADTAAWRWNLERIADHRGVDNVVELLTRRLEQLPAASRSVLRLLACMGHRASRQALAVAAGLSDAEATRELRAALDAGCIYREGRDWVFWHDRIREAAYASIPEAERAPLHLAIARRQLAHSDAQADVFAMAAQANLARPVVHGRDERRAFARLNLDAGRQAKAATAHHSALAFFRAALDFLGDDSGDEEGLATRKLCGEAEFMTGALEAAEARLSALEAVAGDGIFGADLARLRAALYTTLGRFDLALEVGLAFVRKLDLHVPLRPTDADVDREYARLKLWLDRHGIGSMRALPSVTDPLRMAITDIFADLIPPALYTDPNLVDMILLSQANLSIERGLSDATANAFACMTQICGSRYGDYATAHAFGELALYLADERGLSKYRSRIYMTFGTLVVPWAMPARAARDYIHRAYDVAVENGDHTFAIYCGRNEATGMLFAGEFLDDVRSTVSRGLAVAREANFQLVIDALLAQWELLSRLTDAPPDPAAETLRAPVEGAPATLVDFAYWVYRLQAGVLFGDLPAALEARRRAEACVMAARTFAENGDLPFYGALALLALPERDAAQQAALMRHVGQLEAWARACPENFAARHALVHAELARADGRVLEAGEAYVKAVSHARRHGFAQVEALAAELTARFQAERGDEVGSNAYLRHARAAWQRWGAPAKVRELQQRHPDAFEADDWAPAASRLQELDVQAVLRISNALASNIVPARLVETLLRTALESAGAERGALALLRDGTWQVPALAQVVGDAIEVTHEEAAFSAEVLPVSLVHTVARTQERVVVDDARDAPAHAQDDYVRRQRPRSVLCVPLMRYATLVGVLYLENNLAAKVFTSAKAAVLEVIASQAAFALENARLYEDLFAQNQQRARAEEQLRAALAELGRASRLKAMGELVATIVHEVGQPIAAVDTSASAALRWLNRNPPEIGETREMLAHISRSATRARAIIQSLRAKARKAEPQFSPLELGEALREAVTLVAGQLDALHVSLEVRGLDELVLVHGDRIQLQQVAINLLMNGAESMTALAEGRPRRLLLACERAGDALVRVTVDDHGSGIDPDVAERLLEPLFTTKENGMGMGLAICKSIVDAHGGTLALVPREASGTVAGTRASFTLPRLGRGPG
- a CDS encoding response regulator transcription factor encodes the protein MPNSLPVNASTAMSRVVYIVDDDELVRGALGSLLRSIDLEVCAFGSTEDFLAAPKAPGPSCLVLDVRLRGESGLAFQKSLVDNGRTHMPIIFITGHGDIAMTVKAMKAGAMDFLAKPFRDQDMIDAVIAALDSDAKRLDAERSLHDLRTCWEALTAREREVVQHVAAGLMNKQIAAEMGIAEITAKIHRGQAMRKMNSRSVAELVRKMEALGVLQAAH
- a CDS encoding response regulator transcription factor — protein: MPLSASSIELVSIVDDDSFVRAATSSLVRSFGWEAREFASAPAFLSSDVLRRTGCLVCDVQMPEMDGLELLDRLRRDGVRVPTLFISAFASARVRERVNASTALCLIEKPIDASELESWIGRALKRKD
- a CDS encoding sensor histidine kinase, translating into MTMNLGQAMSAVSCFNYQDLPLMVAGAIAIALLLATACLLVHALAHRAALGRLAAALEQREGERPRSGHTALGEGGPPAVARLARAINATRRRAAEREADQLDLQAGYAHDLRTPLTRLGLRCEMLEDDALRDAMVRDLAEMGELVEASLASARMQRSASEPPRRVDADGLLGTLVGDYRDAGRAVALEGRVGQPVAACPQALRRVLVNLIDNALRYGSDVRLCVQVDARRLVLAVVDSGPGIVPSEMEAVFAPWHRAPLACAPAAAPAGSGLGLSIARRLTVAMRGELQLQNRRSGGLEARLTLPLAAG